In the genome of Monodelphis domestica isolate mMonDom1 chromosome 2, mMonDom1.pri, whole genome shotgun sequence, one region contains:
- the LOC103093665 gene encoding C-C motif chemokine 2-like: MKMSGALLSVVLFTAYFICQIYAMPDGVAIPKTCCFEFTNKKIPLKLLAYYQRTSNMCSKEAVILVTKSGYNLCANPKVHWVNEVMKHLDKMKAKTMKSTKAPTTSSYSSVTSTMTPTVTPTVISTMTPTMTYNVTSTMTPTVASNVTSTMTPTVTSNVTSTMTPTMTSNVTSTMTPTVTSNVTSTMTPTVTSNVTSTMTPTMTSNVTSTMTPTVTSNVTSTMTPTVTSNVTSTMTPTMTSNVTSTMTPTVTSNVTSTPKWE; this comes from the exons ATGAAGATGTCTGGAGCTCTTCTGTCTGTGGTCCTCTTCACTGCTTATTTCATCTGTCAGATTTATGCAATGCCAG ATGGAGTTGCTATTCCCAAAACTTGCTGCTTTGAATTTACCAATAAGAAGATACCCTTGAAATTACTGGCCTACTATCAGAGGACCAGCAACATGTGCTCCAAAGAAGCAGTAAT CTTGGTAACCAAAAGTGGCTATAACCTTTGTGCTAACCCAAAGGTTCATTGGGTCAATGAAGTAATGAAACACCTAGACAAGATGAAAGCCAAGACCATGAAGTCCACAAAGGCTCCAACCACTTCCTCTTACTCCAGTGTGACCTCCACCATGACACCCACTGTGACACCCACAGTGATCTCCACCATGACACCCACCATGACCTACAATGTGACCTCCACCATGACACCCACTGTGGCCTCCAATGTGACCTCCACCATGACACCCACTGTGACCTCCAATGTGACCTCCACCATGACACCCACCATGACCTCCAATGTGACCTCCACCATGACACCCACTGTGACCTCCAATGTGACCTCCACCATGACACCCACTGTGACCTCCAATGTGACCTCCACCATGACACCCACCATGACCTCCAATGTGACCTCCACCATGACACCCACTGTGACCTCCAATGTGACCTCCACCATGACACCCACTGTGACCTCCAATGTGACCTCCACCATGACACCCACCATGACCTCCAATGTGACCTCCACAATGACACCCACTGTGACCTCCAATGTAACCTCAACACCAAAGTGGGAGTGA